Proteins from a genomic interval of Paenibacillus sp. FSL R5-0623:
- a CDS encoding vWA domain-containing protein, with the protein MSYSVHATGSTPALLIYLIDISGSMTLELEGQRRMDIVNEGLQTIIRQIVYRSTKGSKVSPRYRIAILAYSDEVYDLLDGVKSIDRIANRGSLPPLYPKRFTDTAKAFKQAEKIIQSELRNMEHCPAPLICHMTDGIYTGEDPEPIVERIKTMSVPDGQVLVENIFITEDASTSRIRDTRAWKGMMPDSFVVDPYSEKLKRMSSVVPESYREMMMESGYSIQKGALMMLPGTSKDLISLGLQMSASTPM; encoded by the coding sequence ATGAGTTATTCAGTACATGCGACGGGAAGCACCCCCGCTCTACTAATCTATTTAATTGATATTAGCGGTTCAATGACACTTGAGCTTGAAGGGCAACGGAGGATGGATATCGTTAACGAGGGACTTCAGACGATTATTCGCCAGATCGTCTACCGATCAACGAAAGGATCAAAAGTGTCTCCTCGTTATAGAATCGCGATTCTTGCCTACAGTGATGAAGTATACGATCTACTAGACGGTGTTAAATCTATTGATCGTATTGCTAATCGTGGAAGTCTGCCACCGCTATACCCGAAACGATTCACAGACACGGCGAAGGCATTCAAACAAGCGGAGAAGATTATTCAGTCTGAGCTTCGTAACATGGAGCACTGTCCTGCCCCTCTGATCTGTCATATGACTGATGGCATTTACACAGGGGAAGATCCTGAACCGATTGTTGAACGGATCAAAACCATGTCTGTCCCTGATGGACAAGTGCTGGTCGAAAATATTTTTATTACAGAGGATGCTTCCACTAGCCGGATTCGCGATACACGAGCTTGGAAAGGGATGATGCCGGATTCCTTCGTGGTGGATCCCTATTCGGAGAAATTAAAACGAATGTCTTCGGTTGTACCTGAAAGCTATCGCGAAATGATGATGGAATCCGGATATTCGATTCAGAAGGGTGCACTTATGATGCTGCCTGGTACAAGTAAAGACCTAATTTCACTAGGGCTGCAGATGTCTGCTTCTACCCCGATGTAA
- a CDS encoding WXG100 family type VII secretion target, translating to MAKILITPEEIDNAGSKFDQAAQESEQLAQQLNSLMESMRSQWEGMTSQGFYDRFESDKKNMTVYVEMLRAVGTELKAISTRFRQADQQ from the coding sequence ATGGCAAAGATTTTAATTACACCAGAAGAAATTGATAACGCAGGATCGAAGTTTGACCAAGCAGCACAAGAAAGCGAGCAGTTGGCTCAGCAATTGAATTCCTTGATGGAATCCATGCGCTCCCAGTGGGAAGGTATGACTTCCCAAGGATTCTATGACAGATTTGAATCCGATAAGAAGAACATGACCGTTTATGTTGAAATGCTTCGTGCAGTAGGAACAGAATTAAAAGCTATCTCAACTCGCTTCAGACAAGCAGACCAACAGTAG